The region AGGCGTAGGCGAACCGTTCGTCCGCGCGGTAGGCGATCTCGCGCCCGGTGCCGGTGTCGACGGCGTATACGCCGAGACGCGCGCCGAACGACTGCTCGAGCGCGGCGAAGTCCGCGTCGTAGGGGGCGACCGTCGGCGTGGGTGCCGGCGTCGACTCGGTGGGGGCCGTCGATGGGGTGGCCGTGTCATCCGGATTCGAACACCCGGCGACCAGAACGGCGACCGCCACGGCGACGGCGACCAGCGGGGCGCGTCCGGCCCGGGTCATCGCGGCACCTGGTTCACGACCGAGGTGCTGAGGGCCGTGTATTCGAGCGGCGTGCCCGGGGGGATCTCGCCGAAGCCGCTGATCGTGACGAGGCGCACCCCGATGTATTCGCCGGTGGTCGGGTCGATGATGATCTCCTGTCGTGTGTCGCCCTCGGTGCCCTGGAGCCCAATGGCGGTTCCGACCCGGCCGTCGAGCGAGGCCTGCTGCTCGGTGATGACGACGGAGGGCATAAGCGCGAGGGCCTCGTAGAGGGCCGCCCGCAGGTCGGACTTGACGTTGCCGGCCCGCAGCAGGTCGACGACGTGGGCGAAGACGTTCTCGTCACTCGAGCCGGCCTGGTAGCGGAACTCGGTGAGGTAGGCGAGCAGGGCCGCGGGGTCGCGCGGCATGGCCGACTGGTCTTCGACCGGCCGGGTCGCGTCGGCCTGCTGCGACACGGGCACGGCGACCACGTCGGACTGGCCGCTCCACTCGCGGGCGGCGAACTCCTGGGCGCCGTCGCCGAAGAAGACCGTCGGCTCGACGTAGGTGGTCTGCGCGACCGGCCGCCCGGTCTCGTCTGCGGGCAGGTAGACCTCGCGCAGCTGGGATTCGAGGTAGCCGATCGTCGTCTCGACCCGGCCGTCGACCGTGGTGAGCGCGAGGTAGGAGGCGCTGGTGGCCAGCCTGAGGAACTGCCCGTCTCCCACCTCGGGGTCGTCGGTGGCCTTGGCGGCCTCCCTCAGCATGGTCGACGCTCCGGCGGAGGGGTCGGCCGGCCTTCCCGCGGGCACGACGACGGTGACCGCCGCGACGACCGCGGCGAGGGCCCCGGCAGCGAGGGCGCCGAACCCGACGCGGCGCACGATACGCGGCGCACGGTCCGGCTTCGCCGACCTCTCGGCGGCGGAGACGAGCATGAAGCGCATCGCGTTCACCTGCTCGGGGCGCAGTCTCGGGTCGCTCATCGGTGGGTCCCTTCGAGAGATTCGGTCAGTGTCATGGCGGGTCGGTGTGCCGCGAGATGGTCGGCGAGGGCCTTTTTGGCGAAGTGCAGGCGCGA is a window of Conyzicola nivalis DNA encoding:
- a CDS encoding CU044_5270 family protein → MSDPRLRPEQVNAMRFMLVSAAERSAKPDRAPRIVRRVGFGALAAGALAAVVAAVTVVVPAGRPADPSAGASTMLREAAKATDDPEVGDGQFLRLATSASYLALTTVDGRVETTIGYLESQLREVYLPADETGRPVAQTTYVEPTVFFGDGAQEFAAREWSGQSDVVAVPVSQQADATRPVEDQSAMPRDPAALLAYLTEFRYQAGSSDENVFAHVVDLLRAGNVKSDLRAALYEALALMPSVVITEQQASLDGRVGTAIGLQGTEGDTRQEIIIDPTTGEYIGVRLVTISGFGEIPPGTPLEYTALSTSVVNQVPR